In the Nomascus leucogenys isolate Asia chromosome 5, Asia_NLE_v1, whole genome shotgun sequence genome, one interval contains:
- the LOC115835051 gene encoding uncharacterized protein LOC115835051: protein MQGLENRKSNSSPLVLPYPLHGNFDTRLNFLLENPERPQSVTCVRQDLPFLVNTVFLLASSGWQWYCPTLLATPEVPSVTPNSAEGLHLLKKLMPSLNPLMTEPKDSLVCAKRPGGCVEGLKGKKITILLSPLLTVKFNIRTSSRTLEGPHSHHSLYSFHAQCLQMVPGIPAFFCLRASNSQGLGTFPRLKTVLSLSVCLSVDVPKE, encoded by the exons ATGCAGGGGCTAGAGAACAGGAAGAGCAACAGTAGTCCTCTTGTTCTACCCTATCCACTACATGGGAACTTTGATACCCGTCTTAATTTCCTCCTAGAAAATCCTGAGAGACCTCAGAGTGTCACGTGTGTACGCCAAGATCTACCCTTCTTGGTCAACACTGTTTTCCTTCTTGCTTCCTCTGGCTGGCAGTGGTACTGTCCCACACTGCTGGCAACCCCAGAAGTGCCATCAGTGACCCCGAACTCTGCTGAAGGCCTACACCTGCTGAAGAAGCTCATGCCCAGTTTGAACCCACTCATGACTGAGCCCAAGGACAGTCTTGTCTGTGCTAAGCGTCCTGGCGGCTGCGTTGAGGGACTGAAG ggaaaaaaaatcaccattttgcttTCTCCACTCTTGACTGTGAAGTTCAATATAAG GACATCGAGTAGGACGTTGGAGGGTCCTCACTCACACCACAGCCTCTACAGCTTCCATGCCCAGTGCCTTCAGATGGTTCCAGGGATCCCTGCTTTCTTCTGTCTCAGGGCCAGTAACTCACAGGGCCTGGGCACCTTCCCCAGGCTGAAGACAGTTTTgtctctttctgtttgtttgagtGTTGATGTCCCAAAGGAATGA
- the AMER2 gene encoding APC membrane recruitment protein 2 isoform X1, with amino-acid sequence METSRSRGGGGAVSELGRAGASVGVCRRKAEAGAGTLAADMDLHCDCAAETPAAEPPSGKINKAAFKLFKKRKSGGTMPSIFGVKNKGDGKSSGPTGLVRSRTHDGLAEVLVLESGRKEEPRGGGDSGGGGGGRPNPGPPRAAGPGGGSLASSSVAKSHSFFSLLKKNGRSENGKGEPADASKAGGKQKRGLRGLFSGMRWHRKDKRAKAEAAEGRAPGGGLILPGSLTASLECVKEETPRAAREPEEPSQDAPRDPAGEPAGGEEVPAPADRAPARSCREAEGPAHPGDTGARGEDAAGHRRAEKPRAPPEPGPGEVRTAEDASRTGAVPVKTVPLVDSEGGSGRAPAAPDPASVDPPSDPSADRICLMFSDVTSLKSFDSLTGCGDIIADQEEEAGPSCDKHVPGPGKPAVSKKNPGVVAYQGGGEEMASPDEVDDTYLQEFWDMLSQTEEQGPKPQEGAAKVAAALETKVVPETPKDTRCVEAAKDASSVKRRRLNRIPIEPHLKEEPKHPEKEQQEGVPNSDEGYWDSTTPGPEEDSSSSGKKAGIPRDSYSGDALYDLYADPDGSPATLPGGKDNEETSCLSRLKPVSPGTITCPLRTPGSLLKDSKIPISIKHLTNLPSSHPVVHQQPSRSEMPRTKIPVSKVLVRRVSNRGLAGTTIRATACHDSAKKL; translated from the coding sequence ATGGAGACGAGCCGGagccgcggcggcggcggggctGTCAGCGAGCTCGGCAGAGCTGGCGCGTCCGTGGGGGTCTGCAGGAGGAAGGCGGAGGCCGGGGCCGGGACCCTCGCGGCAGACATGGACTTGCATTGTGACTGTGCCGCCGAAACGCCGGCCGCCGAGCCGCCGTCGGGGAAGATTAATAAAGCTGCCTTCAAATTATTCAAGAAGAGGAAATCgggtggcaccatgcccagcatttttGGGGTCAAAAACAAAGGGGACGGGAAAAGCTCGGGTCCGACGGGGCTGGTGAGGAGCAGGACCCACGACGGACTTGCCGAGGTGCTGGTGCTGGAGAGCGGCAGGAAGGAGGAGCCGCGCGGCGGGGGCGACagcggcgggggcggcggggggcggCCGAACCCGGGGCCCCCCAGAGCCGCAGGGCCCGGCGGGGGCTCCCTCGCCAGCAGCTCGGTGGCCAAGTCGCACAGCTTCTTCTCGCTGCTGAAGAAGAACGGGCGCTCGGAAAACGGCAAGGGAGAGCCTGCGGACGCGAGCAAGGCCGGCGGCAAACAAAAGCGGGGGCTGCGGGGGCTGTTCAGCGGCATGCGCTGGCACAGGAAAGACAAGCGGGCCAAGGCGGAGGCCGCGGAGGGGCGCGCGCCCGGGGGCGGCCTGATCCTGCCCGGCTCGCTCACCGCCAGCCTGGAGTGCGTCAAGGAGGAGACGCCCAGAGCCGCGCGCGAGCCGGAGGAGCCCAGCCAGGACGCCCCGCGAGACCCAGCAGGTGAGCCCGCAGGGGGAGAGGAGGTGCCCGCCCCCGCCGACCGCGCCCCAGCGCGGAGCTGCCGAGAGGCCGAGGGCCCCGCGCACCCCGGCGACACCGGCGCCCGGGGAGAGGACGCCGCGGGGCATCGGCGCGCCGAGAAGCCCCGGGCACCCCCCGAGCCGGGGCCCGGGGAGGTCCGCACGGCAGAGGACGCTTCCAGGACGGGGGCCGTTCCCGTAAAGACGGTCCCCCTTGTCGACTCCGAAGGCGGCAGCGGCCGGGCGCCCGCCGCCCCGGACCCTGCCTCTGTCGATCCACCCTCAGACCCGTCGGCAGATCGTATTTGTTTGATGTTTTCTGACGTGACTTCACTGAAAAGCTTTGACTCTCTTACAGGCTGTGGAGATATTATTGCAGACCAAGAGGAAGAGGCAGGTCCCAGCTGTGACAAGCATGTCCCCGGGCCAGGCAAGCCGGCTGTCTCTAAAAAGAACCCCGGCGTGGTGGCCTACCAAGGAGGCGGGGAAGAGATGGCCAGCCCGGACGAGGTGGACGACACCTATCTACAGGAGTTCTGGGACATGCTCTCCCAGACCGAGGAGCAGGGACCCAAGCCCCAGGAGGGCGCGGCTAAGGTGGCAGCTGCGCTGGAAACCAAGGTGGTGCCCGAGACCCCCAAAGACACCAGGTGTGTGGAAGCGGCCAAGGACGCGTCCTCGGTCAAGCGCAGGAGGCTCAACCGGATTCCCATCGAGCCCCATCTGAAGGAGGAGCCCAAGCACCCGGAGAAGGAGCAGCAGGAAGGCGTCCCCAACAGCGATGAGGGCTACTGGGActccaccacgccaggcccagaGGAAGACAGCTCGAGCAGCGGGAAGAAGGCGGGCATCCCCCGGGATAGCTACAGCGGGGACGCGCTCTATGATCTCTATGCTGACCCGGACGGAAGTCCAGCAACCCTTCCTGGAGGGAAGGACAACGAGGAGACGTCCTGCCTGTCCCGGTTAAAGCCCGTATCTCCAGGCACCATCACCTGTCCACTGCGAACACCAGGCAGCTTGCTGAAGGACTCTAAGATCCCTATTAGCATCAAGCACCTGACCAACCTTCCATCTAGCCATCCCGTGGTGCACCAGCAACCCTCCAGGAGTGAGATGCCCAGAACAAAAATCCcggtttccaaagtgctggtcCGCAGAGTCAGCAACCGGGGCTTGGCTGGGACCACCATCAGGGCAACGGCCTGCCACGACAGTGCCAAAAAGTTGTGA
- the AMER2 gene encoding APC membrane recruitment protein 2 isoform X2 encodes METSRSRGGGGAVSELGRAGASVGVCRRKAEAGAGTLAADMDLHCDCAAETPAAEPPSGKINKAAFKLFKKRKSGGTMPSIFGVKNKGDGKSSGPTGLVRSRTHDGLAEVLVLESGRKEEPRGGGDSGGGGGGRPNPGPPRAAGPGGGSLASSSVAKSHSFFSLLKKNGRSENGKGEPADASKAGGKQKRGLRGLFSGMRWHRKDKRAKAEAAEGRAPGGGLILPGSLTASLECVKEETPRAAREPEEPSQDAPRDPAGCGDIIADQEEEAGPSCDKHVPGPGKPAVSKKNPGVVAYQGGGEEMASPDEVDDTYLQEFWDMLSQTEEQGPKPQEGAAKVAAALETKVVPETPKDTRCVEAAKDASSVKRRRLNRIPIEPHLKEEPKHPEKEQQEGVPNSDEGYWDSTTPGPEEDSSSSGKKAGIPRDSYSGDALYDLYADPDGSPATLPGGKDNEETSCLSRLKPVSPGTITCPLRTPGSLLKDSKIPISIKHLTNLPSSHPVVHQQPSRSEMPRTKIPVSKVLVRRVSNRGLAGTTIRATACHDSAKKL; translated from the exons ATGGAGACGAGCCGGagccgcggcggcggcggggctGTCAGCGAGCTCGGCAGAGCTGGCGCGTCCGTGGGGGTCTGCAGGAGGAAGGCGGAGGCCGGGGCCGGGACCCTCGCGGCAGACATGGACTTGCATTGTGACTGTGCCGCCGAAACGCCGGCCGCCGAGCCGCCGTCGGGGAAGATTAATAAAGCTGCCTTCAAATTATTCAAGAAGAGGAAATCgggtggcaccatgcccagcatttttGGGGTCAAAAACAAAGGGGACGGGAAAAGCTCGGGTCCGACGGGGCTGGTGAGGAGCAGGACCCACGACGGACTTGCCGAGGTGCTGGTGCTGGAGAGCGGCAGGAAGGAGGAGCCGCGCGGCGGGGGCGACagcggcgggggcggcggggggcggCCGAACCCGGGGCCCCCCAGAGCCGCAGGGCCCGGCGGGGGCTCCCTCGCCAGCAGCTCGGTGGCCAAGTCGCACAGCTTCTTCTCGCTGCTGAAGAAGAACGGGCGCTCGGAAAACGGCAAGGGAGAGCCTGCGGACGCGAGCAAGGCCGGCGGCAAACAAAAGCGGGGGCTGCGGGGGCTGTTCAGCGGCATGCGCTGGCACAGGAAAGACAAGCGGGCCAAGGCGGAGGCCGCGGAGGGGCGCGCGCCCGGGGGCGGCCTGATCCTGCCCGGCTCGCTCACCGCCAGCCTGGAGTGCGTCAAGGAGGAGACGCCCAGAGCCGCGCGCGAGCCGGAGGAGCCCAGCCAGGACGCCCCGCGAGACCCAGCAG GCTGTGGAGATATTATTGCAGACCAAGAGGAAGAGGCAGGTCCCAGCTGTGACAAGCATGTCCCCGGGCCAGGCAAGCCGGCTGTCTCTAAAAAGAACCCCGGCGTGGTGGCCTACCAAGGAGGCGGGGAAGAGATGGCCAGCCCGGACGAGGTGGACGACACCTATCTACAGGAGTTCTGGGACATGCTCTCCCAGACCGAGGAGCAGGGACCCAAGCCCCAGGAGGGCGCGGCTAAGGTGGCAGCTGCGCTGGAAACCAAGGTGGTGCCCGAGACCCCCAAAGACACCAGGTGTGTGGAAGCGGCCAAGGACGCGTCCTCGGTCAAGCGCAGGAGGCTCAACCGGATTCCCATCGAGCCCCATCTGAAGGAGGAGCCCAAGCACCCGGAGAAGGAGCAGCAGGAAGGCGTCCCCAACAGCGATGAGGGCTACTGGGActccaccacgccaggcccagaGGAAGACAGCTCGAGCAGCGGGAAGAAGGCGGGCATCCCCCGGGATAGCTACAGCGGGGACGCGCTCTATGATCTCTATGCTGACCCGGACGGAAGTCCAGCAACCCTTCCTGGAGGGAAGGACAACGAGGAGACGTCCTGCCTGTCCCGGTTAAAGCCCGTATCTCCAGGCACCATCACCTGTCCACTGCGAACACCAGGCAGCTTGCTGAAGGACTCTAAGATCCCTATTAGCATCAAGCACCTGACCAACCTTCCATCTAGCCATCCCGTGGTGCACCAGCAACCCTCCAGGAGTGAGATGCCCAGAACAAAAATCCcggtttccaaagtgctggtcCGCAGAGTCAGCAACCGGGGCTTGGCTGGGACCACCATCAGGGCAACGGCCTGCCACGACAGTGCCAAAAAGTTGTGA